Proteins encoded together in one Asterias rubens chromosome 4, eAstRub1.3, whole genome shotgun sequence window:
- the LOC117289146 gene encoding protein asteroid homolog 1-like, with protein MGVRGLTSLIGEHPSLFCRHKLHDVRLVIDGYALLYFLYQDPPACDDGHHGGRYQHFATRCQSFFRNLAKCNVSSFVLFDGAYEKDDKKLAEVKTRCADRVRTAVGIASGSSALAFAPCVSMVLKKVLDDLGIPYAYSNFEADAETAALANAWNCAAASRDSDFYILDLRAGYIPLDHLEWKNPRHAEESKSKPTSPHQQKKKAPPSASYFYIDCLKYQGSAFCKMYKVKQSLLPVLATAVGNDYKETFGKSLTGFHGFVHSQFSRSKTKSKSYNQITSYLSWLSEKETIEEAVSDMIKHERGASRLQLKKLIEASLEMYSLPDCLAIEQVLSGTSGRSGSTPSKMAICASIPQWFVELLTRGKVEMFCANVLCTKRVFLRIQVEDPSQQSAAVPSVHIRSVVYGILLWDQKSLDKIPPIVEEYAQGSSTLKHILVEPVYEIDRGDGMKSAIPSLGDVPAMTASERRQFLLSTLGINSSIIEGIPESFQLATCVTIYLIHHAEPLVSSDHVLALTVSWLQGVATATQEFISRRQSTPSLLQIGLINSDVYALIKNCRSHANKYKKFKKFDLDLEVTHKMAQWQQCLLDVVNLNKVLLEPFPNPDMAVLYNGPLIHSICSVLRPLQMTEQYQLVISMLLQGTQRRVPALFDRLLEPTWPLLTPRQQKTMKSRRRKRPPSRGTYRPPSSTTGQAERTESSVGGEVRYNVNVTSRFGPLAME; from the coding sequence ATGGGTGTTAGAGGACTAACAAGTTTAATTGGTGAGCATCCATCGTTATTCTGCAGGCATAAGTTACACGATGTCCGCCTTGTGATTGATGGCTATGCACTACTCTACTTCCTCTATCAGGATCCCCCAGCATGTGATGATGGACATCATGGGGGTCGCTATCAACACTTCGCTACCAGGTGTCAAAGCTTCTTTCGTAATCTTGCCAAGTGCAATGTGTCCTCGTTTGTGCTGTTTGATGGAGCCTATGAGAAAGATGATAAAAAGCTTGCTGAGGTTAAGACTAGATGCGCTGATAGGGTACGGACAGCTGTAGGTATTGCTAGTGGCAGCAGTGCATTAGCCTTTGCCCCTTGTGTTTCCATGGTGTTGAAGAAGGTACTGGATGATTTAGGTATTCCGTATGCATATTCTAATTTTGAGGCTGATGCCGAGACGGCAGCCCTAGCAAATGCCTGGAACTGTGCAGCTGCGTCACGTGACAGTGACTTCTACATCCTGGATTTGAGAGCTGGGTACATTCCGCTGGACCATCTTGAGTGGAAAAATCCCAGACATGCTGAAGAATCTAAATCAAAACCCACAAGCCCTCATCAGCAAAAAAAGAAAGCGCCACCCTCAGCCAGTTATTTTTACATTGACTGCTTGAAATATCAAGGCTCTGCATTCTGTAAGATGTATAAAGTCAAACAGTCATTGCTTCCGGTACTTGCTACTGCAGTCGGGAATGACTACAAGGAAACTTTTGGTAAGTCATTGACTGGGTTCCACGGTTTTGTCCACTCTCAGTTCTCAAGATCCAAAACAAAGAGCAAGAGCTACAATCAAATTACAAGTTATCTCTCTTGGTTGAGCGAGAAGGAGACAATTGAGGAAGCCGTAAGTGATATGATCAAACATGAGAGAGGTGCTAGCCGACTACAGCTGAAAAAGCTGATTGAGGCATCCTTAGAGATGTACTCTCTACCTGACTGTCTGGCCATTGAACAGGTGCTCTCTGGTACATCTGGTAGATCAGGTTCCACTCCAAGCAAGATGGCGATTTGTGCTTCAATACCTCAATGGTTTGTTGAGCTTCTTACCAGGGGCAAGGTAGAGATGTTTTGTGCAAATGTGTTGTGCACGAAGAGGGTGTTTCTTCGCATCCAGGTGGAAGACCCATCCCAACAAAGCGCTGCAGTGCCATCTGTTCACATTAGATCGGTGGTGTACGGGATCTTACTTTGGGATCAGAAGTCTCTTGATAAAATACCACCTATTGTGGAGGAGTATGCTCAAGGATCAAGCACCCTAAAACACATTCTAGTAGAACCAGTCTATGAGATTGATAGAGGTGATGGAATGAAATCGGCAATTCCTTCCCTCGGAGATGTTCCTGCAATGACCGCTTCCGAGCGGAGACAGTTTCTTCTATCTACTCTTGGGATTAACAGCTCAATTATTGAAGGTATTCCAGAATCATTCCAACTAGCCACTTGTGTGACCATATACTTAATACATCATGCGGAGCCCTTGGTTAGTTCTGATCATGTTTTAGCTTTAACTGTGAGTTGGCTTCAGGGAGTGGCTACTGCCACTCAAGAGTTCATCAGCAGACGCCAAAGTACACCCAGCCTTCTACAAATAGGTCTGATCAACTCTGATGTGTATGCTCTAATAAAGAACTGTAGGTCACATGCCAACAAGTACAAGAAATTCAAGAAGTTTGATTTGGACCTAGAAGTGACGCACAAAATGGCACAGTGGCAGCAGTGCTTGTTGGATGTTGTCAACTTGAACAAAGTCCTGTTGGAACCCTTCCCCAACCCTGACATGGCTGTGTTGTACAATGGTCCATTGATACACAGTATCTGCTCTGTTCTTCGTCCATTGCAAATGACAGAGCAGTACCAGTTGGTGATTAGCATGTTGCTGCAGGGAACACAACGGAGAGTTCCTGCTTTGTTTGATCGACTCCTGGAACCAACCTGGCCACTGCTTACACCGAGACAACAGAAAACCATGAAATCAAGAAGAAGAAAGAGGCCACCTTCAAGAGGTACCTACAGACCACCATCTAGCACCACTGGACAAGCTGAAAGGACTGAATCGAGTGTAGGTGGTGAAGTAAGGTATAACGTTAATGTTACAAGTAGGTTTGGGCCTCTAGCTATGGAATGA